A region of Gemmatimonadetes bacterium SCN 70-22 DNA encodes the following proteins:
- a CDS encoding di-heme enzyme, which yields MHGRVRLALATTAAAVLASACAGEGHQVVAPISGDPTAFQWNLPPGWPPPPIPPDNPMSPAKVELGRRLFYDTRLSGNGAFACSSCHRQEFGFADARNISLGSTGEPHPRNSIGLANSAYARVFNWVDPVTPALEQQALVPMFGDRPVELGLKGLEGELVSRLRAVALYRQLFAASFPSDAEPVSVANVTKALAAFQRTIITGNSPWDRYQRGETGAVGAAAIRGAALFASPALGCAECHGGTLLSAATSFDLDAPPPSPFANNGLYNIGGDGSYPPDNPGLIGRTGRAEDMGRFRIPSLRNLAFTFPYMHDGSIGSLEDVVEHYARGGRLVASGPLAGDGALSPRKDPRIVPHALTARDKGDLVAFLRALSDSSLLTDRRFSNPWAPPP from the coding sequence ATGCACGGGCGCGTGCGGCTGGCGCTGGCGACCACGGCCGCCGCCGTGCTCGCGAGCGCTTGCGCGGGCGAGGGGCACCAGGTCGTGGCCCCCATCTCGGGAGACCCTACCGCCTTCCAGTGGAATCTCCCCCCTGGCTGGCCCCCTCCGCCCATCCCGCCCGACAACCCCATGTCGCCCGCCAAGGTGGAGCTGGGACGTCGGCTGTTCTACGATACGCGCCTCTCGGGCAACGGCGCCTTCGCGTGCAGCTCGTGCCACCGCCAGGAGTTCGGCTTCGCCGACGCCCGCAACATCTCGTTGGGGAGCACCGGCGAGCCACACCCCCGCAACTCGATCGGCCTGGCCAACAGCGCCTACGCGCGCGTCTTCAACTGGGTCGACCCCGTGACCCCGGCCCTCGAGCAGCAGGCGCTGGTCCCGATGTTCGGCGACCGGCCGGTGGAGCTCGGGCTCAAGGGACTGGAGGGCGAGCTCGTCTCGCGCCTGCGCGCGGTCGCGCTGTATCGCCAGCTCTTCGCCGCGTCGTTCCCGTCCGACGCCGAACCGGTCTCGGTCGCCAACGTCACCAAGGCGCTGGCGGCCTTCCAGCGCACGATCATCACCGGCAACTCGCCCTGGGACCGCTACCAGCGCGGCGAGACGGGGGCCGTCGGCGCCGCTGCGATCCGTGGCGCCGCGCTCTTCGCCTCGCCGGCGCTCGGGTGCGCGGAGTGCCACGGCGGAACGCTCCTCTCCGCCGCCACGAGCTTCGACCTGGACGCGCCCCCTCCGTCGCCCTTCGCCAACAACGGGCTGTACAACATCGGTGGCGACGGGAGCTACCCTCCCGACAACCCGGGGCTCATCGGGCGCACCGGGCGCGCCGAGGACATGGGGCGCTTCCGCATCCCGTCGCTGCGGAACCTGGCCTTCACCTTTCCCTACATGCACGACGGGAGCATCGGATCGCTCGAGGACGTCGTCGAGCACTACGCGCGCGGCGGGCGACTGGTGGCGTCGGGACCGCTGGCCGGCGACGGGGCGCTGAGCCCGCGGAAGGACCCGCGCATCGTCCCGCACGCCCTCACCGCCCGCGACAAGGGCGACCTGGTCGCCTTCCTGCGTGCCCTGAGCGACTCGTCGCTCCTCACCGACCGGCGCTTCTCGAACCCCTGGGCGCCGCCCCCCTGA